A genomic segment from Daphnia carinata strain CSIRO-1 chromosome 1, CSIRO_AGI_Dcar_HiC_V3, whole genome shotgun sequence encodes:
- the LOC130692035 gene encoding uncharacterized protein LOC130692035, giving the protein MPRDESRERRPWKIWDASRLKKRLVLASSLEELHRKGREKIEYSKDENVYLVLESDGTYVDDDEFLRWFPDNTAFLLLRAGESWKMPVQHSCCASQDQNCDGSLKSFPLPRVVCDALSTLNINHDPPFWKIVDNQDKITLVLHWKQQRNNRVLQYVKPNHSPGSGVEKFDHNKAPSFVGYPWTGIGKKPKDGVTEVNDKEIVESQQSVKKAVPTANTSTAFKSTLRDSSAKPSSNLQAHEPHGGVHIPFSGSNNEPQRSNLSSAFQHGLNKCEFHCGSLHDRGRPIQSAECSRHRAHSMSKVLKSTHVHFCEDRTEAGSSNHETDSRPSLPLCTSNQENAVPVMDHASNAIDDEFEIETSVTTEKILLLIDQLGSDRHKHLTIFDLGVILERLKSKIIDVQRLEREREDVRCFRWIINATIRGEVLRDLGVLYNGNYYSISENPLISDPFRALCDDEDDRQDST; this is encoded by the exons ATGCCGAGAGAC GAATCCCGGGAGCGGCGACCATGGAAAATATGGGATGCTTCACGATTGAAAAAGCGGCTAGTCTTGGCTTCGTCACTTGAAGAGTTACACAGAAAAG gCCGTGAGAAGATTGAGTACAGTAAGGATGAAAATGTCTATTTGGTTTTGGAGTCAGACGGAACATACGTAGATGATGACGAATTTTTAAGATGGTTTCCCGATAACACGGCATTTCTACTGCTACGTGCTGGTGAATCGTGGAAAATGCCCGTTCAACATAGTTGTTGTGCTTCGCAGGACCAGAATTGTGACGGTTCTCTTAAATCTTTTCCCCTTCCACGTGTAGTTTGTGACGCCCTTAGTACGTTAAATATTAATCATGATCCACCCTTTTGGAAAATTGTCGACAATCAAGACAAAATAACACTAGTCCTTCACTGGAAACAGCAACGCAATAACCGAGTTCTACAGTACGTCAAGCCCAATCATTCACCAGGATCTGGGGTTGAGAAATTTGACCACAACAAGGCTCCCAGCTTCGTTGGCTATCCTTGGACTGGAATTGGGAAGAAACCGAAAGATGGGGTTACTGAAGTCAACGACAAGGAAATCGTCGAGAGTCAACAAAGTGTTAAAAAAGCCGTTCCCACTGCCAATACAAGCACGGCTTTCAAGTCTACTCTTCGAGATAGCAGTGCAAAGCCGAGTTCGAATTTGCAAGCGCATGAGCCACACGGCGGTGTTCACATTCCATTTTCTGGTTCGAACAATGAACCACAGCGTTCCAACTTGTCCTCAGCTTTCCAACATGGCTTGAACAAGTGCGAATTTCACTGTGGATCATTGCACGACCGAGGCCGCCCCATTCAAAGTGCCGAATGCAGTCGCCATCGAGCTCACTCAATGAGTAAAGTATTGAAATCAACTCACGTTCATTTCTGTGAAGATCGCACCGAGGCAGGCAGTTCCAACCACGAAACGGATAGCCGTCCTAGCCTGCCGTTATGCACATCCAACCAAGAGAATGCTGTACCAGTGATGGACCATGCCTCTAACGCCATTGAcgatgaatttgaaattgaaactaGTGTAACTACcgaaaaaattcttcttctcatCGACCAGCTTGGAAGTGACAGACACAAACACTTGACAATTTTTGATCTCGGAGTAATTCTTGAAAGGCTGAAATCAAAAATCATCGACGTGCAGCGACTGGAGAGAGAGCGTGAAGATGTACGATGTTTTAGATGGATTATCAACGCCACCATACGAGGGGAAGTTCTGCGTGACCTAGGTGTTCTTTATAATGGAAATTATTATTCGATATCCGAAAACCCTTTGATTTCTGATCCTTTTCGGGCGTTGTGTGATGACGAGGACGACCGCCAAGATTCAACATAA
- the LOC130692046 gene encoding zinc finger protein PLAGL1-like, with the protein MAQSELLEVYLREERSSIQEKRLFACTLCPYRTDRRNNLKRHTATMHEQSTAVLECCGSRFANKAALRHHTAAFHRHGYICTICSRVFCRRALLRRHHAVHSGYKEFACSLCDYATSHKSNLERHMKIHESGDKYSTSSSSGQSTQHDRSSPEVDFYHADDSNKSYCVPPPSRDHNPILASLLSQPAHDAEVMQWIYQSPYDSYSTQLINPPNSTPLADSPTAVEHPIRGEQRWNYDSLSQESLRCRSQEPCAMTRFESSKSQTVPREASSLPLRHAIDVILGVKEELPKRSSLASFVYCAGQDVLDAPATSCVVTTASNHWSIGRLSSSTLHQHSEFSTFAERIEASHNSHELHADTDSSMSDHADACLGQKRSWHMVDLYRPSPPPANKESVIESEKDFTYVPKKLRMSKRYQTGDQSP; encoded by the exons ATGGCGCAATCAGAACTGCTCGAAGTTTACTTGAGAGAAGAGAGGAGTTCTATACAAGAGAAGCGCCTCTTTGCCTGTACACTTTGTCCGTACAGGACTGATAGGCGTAACAATTTAAAGCGGCACACAGCGACGATGCACGAACAGAGCACCGCCGTCCTCGAGTGTTGTGGTAGTCGTTTTGCTAACAAGGCAGCGTTACGGCACCACACTGCAGCATTCCATCGCCATGG GTATATATGTACAATTTGTTCTCGGGTGTTTTGCCGTCGAGCTTTGCTCCGGCGCCACCATGCCGTTCATTCAGGCTACAAAGAATTCGCCTGTAGCCTCTGCGACTACGCCACTTCACATAAAAGTAATTTGGAAAGGCACATGAAGATACATGAAAGTGGAGATAAATAttcgacgtcgtcgtcgtcgggcCAATCAACTCAACACGACCGCTCGTCTCCGGAAGTTGATTTTTACCACGCGGACGATTCGAACAAATCCTACTGCGTGCCGCCTCCATCGCGTGATCACAACCCAATCCTTGCAAGCTTACTAAGTCAACCTGCTCATGACGCTGAGGTGATGCAATGGATTTACCAGTCACCGTACGATTCGTACTCAACTCAGCTGATCAACCCGCCAAATAGCACCCCGCTGGCCGATTCGCCAACTGCTGTTGAACATCCGATTCGAGGTGAGCAGCGATGGAACTATGACTCGCTAAGtcaagaatctcttcgttgcCGGTCCCAAGAGCCGTGCGCAATGACGAGGTTCGAATCGTCCAAGAGTCAAACAGTTCCGAGAGAAGCTTCTAGTCTGCCTCTTCGTCATGCGATTGACGTCATTCTGGGCGTCAAAGAAGAGTTGCCCAAACGCTCCTCGCTGGCCAGCTTCGTTTACTGTGCCGGCCAGGATGTGCTGGATGCGCCAGCCACGTCTTGCGTTGTCACAACAGCGTCGAATCACTGGTCGATTGGCCGTTTATCTAGTTCAACTCTGCATCAGCACAGCGAGTTCTCGACGTTCGCAGAAAGGATCGAAGCTAGTCACAATAGTCACGAACTTCATGCCGACACGGATTCGTCCATGTCTGATCATGCTGATGCCTGTCTGGGACAAAAACGATCGTGGCATATGGTTGATCTTTACCGTCCCTCACCTCCACCGGCCAATAAGGAGTCAGTCATAGAGTCGGAAAAGGATTTCACATATGTGCCTAAGAAACTACGCATGTCCAAACGCTATCAGACTGGTGATCAAAGCCCTTAA
- the LOC130693817 gene encoding lipoyltransferase 1, mitochondrial-like: MNFFRNSYLLLRHQVKITRLGNMNFYYPVSIIATRSITDDVSKKLVFVSKSTNIFENLALEDWFYKNFDFENQSLLFMWVNTPCVVIGRHQNPWLEVNLKNLSQNSVYLSRRNSGGGTVYHDQGNLNCSFFTSRARYNRKSNLETICGSIRSHWNLDLSISPREDILFNSYKVSGTASKLGHRNAYHHCTLLVDVDASLLHQMLSVHELGIQSNSTPSVRSPTLNLKACCPEISVDEVINILGCYYIKNSPLSFQEVDFVTPSEENFPGLDLIKQSFSAWQWIYGKTPCFSLCCPIGSQSSEVKIQVLNGKIERLHFQDVTIGKQDALSLNTLLVNQKLDSELHYVISNTSVFGTVGEDRFSNLKEILLTLCLTSV; encoded by the exons atgaatttttttcgaaacagttaTTTACTCCTTCGTCACCAAGTAAAAATTACGCGTCTTGGCAATATGAATTTCTATTATCCTGTATCTATCATAGCGACACGAAGTATTACAGACGACGTATCGAAAAAGTTggtttttgtttccaaaagtACCAACATCTTCGAGAATCTTGCATTAGAAGATTggttttataaaaattttgattttgaaaatcagtCACTTCTTTTTATGTGGGTTAATACACCATG TGTAGTCATCGGTAGACATCAAAATCCATGGCTAGAAGTAAATTTAAAGAATCTGTCACAGAACAGTGTATATTTGTCACGCCGGAATAGTGGAG GAGGCACAGTGTACCATGATCAAGGCAATTTGAACTGCTCATTTTTCACATCACGAGCCAGATACAATAGGAAATCTAACCTTGAAACCATTTGTGGGTCTATCAGAAGTCATTGGAATTTAGATCTATCAATTTCACCTAGAGAAGATATCCTGTTTAACAGCTACAAAGTGTCTGGAACTGCATCAAAGCTTGGCCATCGGAATGCTTATCACCATTG TACTCTCCTTGTTGATGTTGATGCATCATTACTACATCAAATGTTGAGTGTACATGAG CTTGGGATTCAGAGTAATTCTACACCCAGTGTCCGATCTCCAACGTTGAACCTCAAAGCTTGTTGTCCCGAGATATCAGTTGATGAAGTTATAAACATACTAGGATGTTATTACATCAAGAATTCTCCGTTAAGTTTTCAAGAAGTCGATTTTGTAACTCCGTCCGAAGAAAATTTTCCTG GTTTGGACCTGATCAAACAGTCATTCTCAGCCTGGCAATGGATCTATGGGAAGACCCcatgtttttccctttgcTGTCCAATTGGTAGTCAAAGTTCAGAGGTCAAAATTCAGGTGTTGAATGGGAAAATAGAAAGGCTACATTTCCAAGACGTCACCATCGGCAAACAAGATGCCCTAAGTCTGAACACGTTATTAGTGAATCAAAAATTAGATAGTGAATTACATTACGTCATTTCAAATACCAGCGTTTTTGGAACTGTGGGTGAAGAccgtttttcaaatttaaaagaaattttgttgACGCTATGCTTAACGTCAGTCTGA
- the LOC130695103 gene encoding anaphase-promoting complex subunit 7-like, with protein sequence MILQEQIQILFDNKLFTNIVALAPMVLSANDNNPELLSPSSVAQTMVYLADSFLEQKEYGKAEAYYRKALDLRKTISKQRGLGSSAAKELSAETEIRYQMHICHLALKQPVQALLVLQGIPAKLRSVKVNMALGKLYVMNGLERPAISAFKEVIRECPLALEAILALIKLGVSYVELLRLIFNGSPSNNLDWIAQWIKGQCHLHSCEYLSASTIFCHLQDASLLKDDVTNLISQGTTFFLAGDFTSALQPLQRAHALDPLSLKGMDILAVVLANEKKSAELEALALKLISVSDSSFESWVAMGYHYLLSRKLTRALYLAHKACTCCTPSPGIEPLILKGTVLQELKKWPEAITHFREGLQIAPHRFEIYRGIVHCYLALQRSREAMNIAASSLHHIGHTPRTFTLYASVLLKDPVTNAKGKVFLERALNMGSRYAPAVFLLIDSYEQAGQRSKAIELLNKQINQQPSNRLHHILGDLLVKNGEMDKALEQYNSALMLEPNNVKTMEAINRLENALVAKLENHLDLEADDIPDSDEEPTIEEVDIDPMGGMWADMNLDQFR encoded by the exons ATGATTCTCCAAGAACAGATTCAAATACTGTTCGATAACAAACTTTTTACAAATATTGTTGCGCTG GCTCCAATGGTTCTTTCAGCAAATGACAACAATCCTGAGCTCTTATCCCCTTCAAGTGTAGCTCAGACAATGGTATATCTAGCAGATTCATTCCTTGAGCAGAAGGAATATGGTAAAGCGGAAGCCTATTATAGAAAAGCCCTAGATTTACGGAAAACCATATCCAAGCAAAGAGGACTAGGAAGCAGTGCTGCCAAGGAACTTTCTGCAGAGACAG AGATTCGCTATCAGATGCACATTTGTCACCTTGCTTTGAAACAACCAGTACAAGCTTTACTGGTATTGCAAGGCATCCCAGCCAAACTACGCTCTGTTAAGGTTAATATGGCCTTGGGTAAATTGTATGTAATGAATGGACTTGAGCGCCCAGccatatctgcattcaaagaAGTAATTCGTGAATGCCCATTGGCCCTTGAGGCCATACTAGCTTTAATTAAACTTGGGGTTAGCTATGTTGAACTTTtacgtttgatttttaatggAAGCCCATCAAACAATTTAGATTG GATTGCTCAGTGGATCAAAGGGCAGTGCCACCTTCATTCTTGTGAATATCTTAGTGCTTCTACCATATTTTGCCACCTGCAAGATGCATCATTACTAAAAGATGATGTGACAAACTTGATCTCACAAggaacaactttttttttggccggtGATTTTACTAGCGCCCTTCAGCCACTTCAGCGC GCCCACGCTCTCGATCCTCTATCGTTAAAAGGCATGGATATTTTAGCCGTCGTATtagcgaatgaaaaaaaaagtgcagaGCTTGAAGCGCTTGCGCTCAAGCTCATCTCCGTTTCCGATTCCAGTTTCGAGTCGTGG GTAGCAATGGGATACCATTATCTTCTGTCACGAAAGCTAACCCGAGCTCTATACCTTGCACACAAA GCATGTACGTGTTGTACACCATCGCCTGGTATTGAGCCTCTTATTCTAAAGGGAACGGTTTTACAAGAGCTGAAGAAGTGGCCAGAAGCGATAACACATTTCAG GGAAGGACTGCAAATAGCGCCACATCGATTCGAAATCTATCGTGGTATCGTTCACTGTTACTTGGCTCTTCAGCGGAGTCGAGAAGCCATGAATATTGCTGCCAGCTCGCTTCATCACATCGGCCACACACCACGCACTTTCACG CTTTACGCATCCGTTCTTCTAAAAGACCCAGTTACAAACGCAAAAGGCAAAGTCTTCCTTGAAAGAGCTTTGAATATGG GATCCCGATACGCGCCTGCCGTGTTTCTTTTAATCGACTCATACGAGCAG GCCGGTCAGAGATCGAAAGCTATTGAATTGCTTAATAAGCAAATTAATCAACAACCGTCAAATCGACTACATCATATATTAGGAGACTTGCTGGTAAAAAACGGGGAGATGGATAAAGCTTTGGAACAGTATAATTCCGCGCTTAT GCTTGAGCCGAATAATGTGAAAACTATGGAGGCCATAAATAGGCTAGAAAATGCTTTGGTTGCGAAATTAGAAAACCATCTTGATTTGGAAGCAGATGATATTCCCGATTCTGACGAAGAG CCAACCATTGAAGAAGTTGACATCGACCCCATGGGCGGAATGTGGGCCGACATGAACTTGGATCAGTTCAGGTAG
- the LOC130695068 gene encoding E3 ubiquitin-protein ligase RNF185-like → MAVDEESDTSPRNSTGGENTENKRNEGRGEEERAFECNICLDTAKDAVISMCGHLFCWPCLHQWLETRPNRQSCPVCKAAISRDKVIPLYGRGGSKEDPREKLPPRPQGQRTEPENTGAFSNFGFDGGFQMSFGIGAFPFGLFASTFNFGDPVIRGHGAHGTNPANLEDERFLSQLFLWVAILFIFWLLVA, encoded by the exons ATGGCTGTGGACGAAGAATCTGACACGTCTCCACGAAATAGTACAGGAGGTGAAAACACAGAGAATAAGCGAAACGAAGGCAgaggtgaagaagaaagagccTTTGAATGTAACATATGTTTGGATACAGCAAAAGATGCAGTTATTAGTATGTGTGGACAccttttttg CTGGCCATGTTTGCATCAATGGCTTGAGACGAGGCCTAATAGGCAGTCCTGTCCTGTCTGTAAAGCTGCAATAAGTAGAGATAAGGTAATCCCTTTATATGGTCGTGGAGGTTCAAAGGAAGATCCAAGGGAAAAATTACCACCTCGGCCACAAGGTCAAAGAACAGAACCTGAAAATACAGGG gctttttctaattttggtTTTGATGGAGGATTTCAAATGTCATTTGGAATTGGTGCTTTTCCGTTTGGATTGTTTGCTTCCACTTTCAATTTTGGTGATCCTGTCATCAGAG GTCATGGTGCCCACGGGACTAATCCTGCCAATTTAGAAGATGAACGATTTTTGTCACAACTTTTCCTCTGGGTTGcaattctttttatcttttggtTACTGGTAGCTTAA